In Microvenator marinus, one genomic interval encodes:
- a CDS encoding peptidylprolyl isomerase, with protein sequence MIRSLALVLVLAMSFGCDNNKQAAKADAQAPQETKEAAKVEEPAAAEPAEARETEPTTAPATEENVSDALMNPALANEQAPDQYKVKFDTTKGTFEVEVYRDWAPQGADRFYNLVKIGFFNDIAFFRVLEGFVAQFGIHGNPKVMEKWREARIQDDAVKQSNARGTLVFATAGPNTRTTQLFINFGNNANLDQMGFSPFGKVVSGMEVVDSLYKEYGEGAPRGRGPDQGRIQREGNAYLKEMFPDLDFVKTATIVE encoded by the coding sequence ATGATTCGATCATTAGCACTCGTACTCGTTTTGGCCATGAGTTTTGGCTGCGACAACAACAAACAAGCCGCGAAAGCGGATGCCCAGGCACCTCAAGAGACCAAAGAGGCCGCTAAGGTAGAAGAGCCCGCGGCTGCAGAACCGGCCGAGGCAAGAGAAACTGAACCCACAACGGCCCCGGCCACGGAGGAAAACGTGTCAGATGCACTCATGAACCCAGCGCTCGCAAACGAGCAGGCTCCTGATCAGTACAAAGTGAAATTCGATACCACCAAAGGAACGTTTGAGGTGGAAGTGTACAGAGACTGGGCACCACAAGGCGCAGATCGATTCTACAACCTGGTCAAAATCGGGTTCTTCAATGATATCGCGTTCTTCCGAGTCCTCGAGGGATTCGTGGCGCAGTTCGGCATCCACGGCAACCCAAAGGTCATGGAAAAGTGGCGCGAAGCACGTATTCAAGACGACGCAGTCAAGCAGTCCAACGCTCGAGGCACGCTCGTCTTCGCAACCGCAGGGCCTAACACCCGCACCACCCAGCTCTTCATCAATTTCGGAAACAACGCGAACCTCGACCAAATGGGTTTCTCACCGTTTGGTAAAGTGGTCTCGGGCATGGAAGTTGTTGATAGCCTTTACAAAGAGTACGGCGAAGGCGCTCCGCGTGGCCGTGGACCAGACCAAGGACGCATTCAGCGCGAAGGCAATGCCTACCTCAAAGAAATGTTCCCTGACCTTGACTTCGTAAAGACCGCGACGATTGTTGAGTAA
- a CDS encoding FMN-binding glutamate synthase family protein, with protein sequence MVRQWFFFIAFLVIVTISLAAYFEPKVLWSMVILGPILVLGFHDSMQKEHTILRNFPILGHGRYLLESIRPEIQQYFIEMDTEGRPLSREERSVVYQRAKSELDTVPFGTQHDVYEPGYEWVNHSLNATQAPHDAPTVRVGGRDCTQPYDLSLFNVSAMSFGALSPTAVVALNAGAKKGGFAHNTGEGGISPYHDEPGGDLIWQIGTGYFGCRTLEGDFNPEMFKKNAARETVKMIEIKLSQGAKPGHGGILPGAKVNAQIAQIRGVEIGKDVLSPPTHRAFTNPIELCNFIAQLRELSGGKPVGFKLCVGRPEEFASIVKAMLQTGIKPDFITIDGKEGGTGAAPLEFSNSVGMPLREGLKLVHNTLRAAGIRKEITLIAAGKLVTGFHIFRALALGADACYSARGFMLALGCIQALRCNSNVCPTGVATQNRALWIGLDPTLKSDRVYRYHKATVHSFLELAACAGLKDPRDVPAELLMRRIDESTIKTYAELHPVVPENSFETGNCPDWIRIPWEHSVAERF encoded by the coding sequence ATGGTTCGTCAGTGGTTCTTTTTCATCGCGTTCTTAGTCATCGTCACGATTTCACTGGCGGCCTATTTCGAGCCGAAGGTCCTTTGGTCCATGGTGATTCTCGGGCCGATCCTCGTGCTGGGTTTTCACGACTCAATGCAAAAGGAACACACGATCCTCCGGAACTTTCCGATCCTCGGGCATGGGCGCTACCTGCTCGAGTCAATCCGGCCTGAAATCCAACAATATTTCATTGAGATGGACACCGAAGGTCGTCCTCTGAGTCGTGAGGAGCGCTCGGTGGTCTACCAGAGGGCAAAATCCGAGCTCGACACGGTGCCCTTTGGAACTCAGCACGATGTCTACGAACCCGGCTACGAGTGGGTCAACCACTCGCTAAACGCGACTCAGGCCCCACACGACGCTCCCACGGTTAGAGTCGGCGGACGAGACTGCACACAACCTTACGACCTCTCACTCTTCAATGTCTCGGCCATGAGCTTCGGGGCGCTCTCCCCCACGGCTGTTGTGGCGTTGAACGCCGGAGCAAAAAAGGGGGGATTTGCCCATAACACGGGCGAAGGAGGCATTAGCCCCTACCACGACGAGCCCGGCGGCGATCTCATCTGGCAAATCGGCACGGGGTACTTCGGATGCCGAACGCTCGAAGGCGATTTTAATCCCGAGATGTTTAAGAAGAATGCGGCCCGAGAGACGGTCAAGATGATCGAGATAAAGCTCTCACAAGGTGCAAAACCCGGCCATGGCGGCATCCTGCCTGGCGCCAAAGTGAACGCACAAATCGCTCAGATCCGCGGCGTCGAGATCGGCAAGGACGTGCTCTCGCCCCCAACACACCGGGCATTCACAAACCCCATCGAGCTCTGCAATTTCATCGCTCAACTCAGAGAACTCAGCGGCGGAAAGCCGGTCGGCTTTAAACTCTGTGTTGGACGCCCAGAGGAATTCGCGTCCATCGTCAAGGCCATGCTCCAAACCGGGATTAAACCAGATTTCATCACCATCGACGGCAAAGAAGGTGGCACCGGAGCTGCTCCGCTCGAGTTCTCGAACTCGGTGGGTATGCCGCTTAGAGAGGGCCTAAAGCTTGTTCATAACACGTTGAGGGCAGCCGGCATTCGCAAAGAAATCACCCTCATCGCGGCAGGAAAGCTCGTCACAGGCTTCCACATTTTCCGCGCGCTCGCCCTTGGGGCAGACGCCTGCTACTCGGCACGTGGGTTTATGCTCGCGCTCGGTTGTATTCAGGCGCTTCGGTGTAACTCGAATGTGTGTCCAACAGGAGTTGCGACCCAAAACCGAGCCCTTTGGATTGGGCTCGACCCAACGCTCAAGTCCGATCGCGTCTATCGCTACCATAAAGCGACTGTGCACAGTTTCCTGGAGCTAGCGGCGTGTGCGGGCCTAAAAGATCCTCGAGACGTCCCAGCTGAGCTTCTGATGCGCCGCATCGACGAATCGACTATCAAGACCTATGCAGAACTGCACCCTGTGGTGCCTGAAAACTCTTTTGAGACCGGAAACTGCCCGGACTGGATTCGCATCCCTTGGGAGCACTCGGTAGCCGAGAGGTTTTAG